The following proteins come from a genomic window of Meles meles chromosome 1, mMelMel3.1 paternal haplotype, whole genome shotgun sequence:
- the NSUN4 gene encoding 5-methylcytosine rRNA methyltransferase NSUN4 — MAALVVRSARDVLKRAHFATIPRRHRHKKKWAATEPKFPATQLALQNFDMTYSVQFGDLWPSIRVSLLSEQKYGALVNNFAAWGHVSDELEQLRARDFVKEAISHRELEPQGDQTTTPASGAYSPNLQCFTFARGDVSRFPPARLGSLGVMDYYLMDAASLLPVLALGLQPGDTVLDLCAAPGGKTLALLQTGCCRNLAANDLSTSRTGRLQRVLHSYVPQDIRNRNRVRVTSWDGRKWGELEGDTYDRVLVDVPCTTDRHSLHEEENNIFQRSRKKERQMLPMLQLQLLAAGLLATKPGGHVVYSTCSLSHLQNEYVVQGTVEFLANQYSIKVQVEDLSHFRKLFMDTFSFFPSCQVGELVIPNLLANFGPMYFCKMCRLT, encoded by the exons ATGGCTGCGCTCGTTGTGAGAAGCGCTCGGGACGTGCTGAAGCGTGCACACTTCGCGACCATTCCGCGGAGACATCGACATAAGAAGAAATGG gCTGCCACAGAGCCCAAATTTCCTGCCACTCAACTGGCTCTGCAAAATTTTGACATGACCTACAGCGTGCAATTTGGTGATCTCTGGCCATCCATCCGGGTCAGTCTCCTTTCAGAGCAGAAGTACGGTGCACTGGTCAATAACTTTGCCGCCTGGGGACATGTGAGTGATGAGCTGGAGCAACTGAGGGCCAGGGACTTTGTGAAGGAAGCCATCTCCCACAGAGAGCTGGAGCCTCAGGGTGACCAAACTACAACTCCAGCCTCTGGGGCCTACAGCCCGAACCTTCAATGCTTCACTTTTGCCAGAGGGGATGTCAGTCGGTTCCCTCCTGCCAG GCTTGGCAGCTTGGGTGTCATGGACTACTACCTGATGGATGCTGCTTCCTTGCTGCCTGTCCTGGCCCTTGGCCTGCAGCCCGGCGACACCGTGCTTGACCTATGTGCGGCGCCCGGGGGAAAGACACTAGCGCTGCTTCAGACTGGCTGTTGCC GCAATCTCGCTGCCAATGATCTGTCCACTTCACGAACAGGCAGACTTCAGAGGGTTCTTCACAGCTATGTGCCTCAAGATATCAGGAATAGAAATCGAGTTCGAGTCACCTCATGGGATGGCAGGAAGTGGGGAGAACTGGAGGGGGACACCTATGATCGG GTGCTGGTGGATGTGCCCTGTACCACAGACCGCCACTCCCTTCATGAGGAGGAGAACAATATCTTTCAGCGGTCGAGGAAGAAGGAGCGGCAGATGTTGCCTATGCTTCAGTTGCAGCTGCTCGC GGCTGGACTGCTTGCCACCAAGCCAGGAGGCCATGTTGTCTATTCTACCTGCTCGCTCTCACACTTACAGAACGAGTATGTAGTGCAAGGCACCGTCGAGTTCCTGGCCAATCAGTACAGCATCAAGGTTCAGGTGGAAGACCTGAGTCACTTCCGAAAGCTTTTCAtggacacattttctttcttcccatcctgCCAGGTTGGGGAGCTGGTAATCCCAAACCTCTTGGCCAATTTTGGGCCCATGTACTTTTGCAAAATGTGTAGACTGACATAG
- the LOC123947656 gene encoding sperm head and tail associated protein-like gives MTSSPPFLLELSARPPSPLEKCFSDSPYLPGSPPPSGKGFNPILTLELPLAPRKGYSDHPDHAPGLSPNPGKACSDSPLPLDSPNISRDPFCGLTCRPGISSLIATPPSLPRLIPSPPPPPPSPPPQPPLRPGRCSFEPCSPLLGRPFCREPILSCSPPSSPCFDRFSLLGSPPVRSRSPYCSWISPPRIPRPCPRSPCVDQQTYLCYCGGYPSALITSPGTSPSLSHRPLRTSPVTSPILPHGPLETGPMISSSITPGSQGTCPIISPTLTHRPLGTALIISPPLAHRAVEIRSVVSPPLSHRVLETGPVISPRLCPWSSGRSYNDPPPSPASSPLTDSFCRSLLKPPDPCEPKPQLDLLLGKNCCGSPLSSQAGTSGSPSSPQEGSFHYSHISQETHIPAPGSPCCTLRLPAQSTCSPCSPQSQAPVKPCFESIFTWETGGNSCLLVESGTTISCPPCPQEPPLSLSSHCPYSVFSFPSPLSNQFISPPQSPPRRSYNEPPLPTPAGPQVKSPKSAELKQPRALHRCRSLIIPLQHTTLDLPRPPKACASPPPSHPSGPSCTVTSFTTCSNPCPKELPQGTPLPTVIPKTLKPVLPTCLPLRLPFCPVPPSSCVQSTSCGLPVGPPCSTHIYSVVPPTSDPCPLLGPPQCHKLTMVPPCGIFSGPRGPPQHHRQPVPPPCSTHIYSFIPLRTPFDPSSLPIAPQAQGHPVACDTMPCGLHVYSVAPRGCCKEPPKVPYSCPLSSTKTSSCSTDLSCSSAIVISEGQSSDNQSKNTHQGRNRSQAENTHHPRRSRSQSKSLRPQRSQSRKGSPSSKRSRSPSSSPHQSPSQDKSEGLQCSGNQGQSESSQRSKGQGTGKSTLHDKSQSGNKSPHHGKRWGRSKSPHQSRSGSKSPRPAKSHGRNKSPRRNKK, from the coding sequence atgacCTCTTCTCCGCCTTTCCTCTTAGAACTTTCAGCCCGGCCGCCCTCACCTCTCGAAAAATGTTTTAGCGACAGCCCCTACCTTCCTGGGTCTCCGCCGCCCTCCGGGAAAGGATTCAACCCCATCCTCACCCTCGAGCTGCCTCTCGCGCCCAGGAAAGGTTACAGCGATCACCCTGACCACGCTCCTGGCCTTTCCCCAAACCCAGGCAAAGCGTGCAGCGACTCTCCTCTCCCCCTGGACTCTCCCAACATTTCCAGAGACCCATTCTGTGGCCTCACCTGTAGGCCTGGAATTTCTTCCCTAATCGCCACGCCCCCCTCCCTACCCCGATTgattccctccccgcccccaccgcctccctccccacctccacagcCTCCCCTGCGCCCTGGGAGATGTTCTTTTGAACCCTGTTCTCCACTCCTTGGAAGGCCTTTCTGCCGCGAGCCTATCCTCTCGTGTTCGCCCCCTTCGAGCCCTTGTTTTGATCGGTTCAGCCTTCTGGGGTCACCCCCTGTTCGTTCAAGGAGCCCTTATTGCAGCTGGATCAGTCCCCCGAGAATACCGCGTCCCTGTCCCCGAAGCCCTTGCGTTGACCAGCAGACTTACCTCTGTTATTGTGGTGGATACCCTTCAGCCCTGATAACCAGCCCCGggacttccccttctctctctcatcgGCCCTTGAGAACCAGTCCCGTGACTTCTCCTATCCTCCCTCATGGGCCTTTGGAAACTGGCCCTATGATTTCATCTTCCATTACTCCTGGGTCCCAGGGAACTTGCCCCATCATTTCACCTACTCTTACTCATAGGCCCCTGGGAACTGCCCTCATTATTTCACCTCCTCTTGCTCACCGGGCAGTGGAAATTAGATCTGTAGTTTCCCCACCCCTTTCTCACAGGGTTTTGGAAACTGGGCCCGTGATCTCCCCTCGGCTCTGTCCCTGGTCTTCAGGCAGAAGTTATAATGACCCTCCACCTTCCCCAGCATCCTCCCCACTCACTGACAGCTTTTGCCGTAGCCTCCTTAAGCCTCCAGACCCTTGTGAACCTAAACCACAGCTTGACCTGCTCCTTGGGAAAAATTGCTGTGGCTCCCCACTTTCTTCTCAGGCAGGCACATCTGGCTCTCCCAGCTCACCTCAGGAGGGCTCTTTTCACTATTCCCATATTTCTCAAGAGACCCACATACCTGCCCCTGGTAGCCCGTGTTGTACCCTCCGTCTGCCTGCTCAGAGTACTTGTTCTCCTTGCTCACCTCAGTCCCAGGCTCCCGTGAAGCCTTGCTTTGAGTCCATTTTCACCTGGGAGACTGGTGGGAACTCTTGCCTCTTAGTAGAGTCAGGCACCACGATTTCttgtcccccctgcccccaggaacCACCTCTTTCCCTGTCCTCTCATTGTCCTTATtctgtcttctccttcccttcacccctGAGCAACCAGTTTATATCTCCACCCCAGTCACCCCCCCGCAGAAGCTATAACGAACCCCCTCTTCCTACCCCAGCTGGCCCACAAGTGAAGTCCCCCAAATCCGCAGAGTTAAAACAACCACGTGCTCTCCATAGATGTCGCTCCCTGATCATCCCTCTTCAGCACACTACTCTTGACCTCCCCAGACCCCCTAAGGCCTGtgcctctccacctccctcccacccttctgGTCCTTCTTGTACGGTGACATCCTTTACCACTTGCTCAAATCCCTGCCCTAAAGAACTTCCCCAAGGAACTCCCTTACCTACTGTGATCCCTAAAACTCTTAAACCTGTTCTCCCCACTTGTCTTCCCCTTCGCCTTCCTTTTTGTCCCGTCCCACCCAGTAGTTGCGTTCAGAGCACCTCCTGCGGACTTCCTGTAGGACCCCCGTGTAGTACCCATATATATTCTGTGGTTCCCCCGACCTCTGATCCTTGCCCACTCCTTGGTCCCCCTCAGTGTCATAAACTGACCATGGTACCCCCGTGTGGCATCTTTAGCGGTCCCAGGGGCCCACCCCAACATCATCGCCAGCCTGTGCCACCTCCCTGTTCCACCCACATCTATTCTTTTATCCCATTGCGAACACCCTTTGATCCTTCAAGTTTACCCATTGCCCCCCAAGCCCAGGGCCATCCTGTGGCCTGTGATACTATGCCCTGTGGCCTCCATGTCTACTCTGTGGCTCCTCGAGGCTGCTGCAAAGAGCCCCCCAAGGTTCCCTATAGCTGTCCTTTGTCTTCGACGAAGACTTCCAGCTGTAGCACTGATCTCAGCTGTAGTTCAGCTATTGTTATCAGTGAGGGCCAGAGTAGTGACAACCAGAGCAAAAATACCCACCAAGGCAGAAATCGGAGCCAGGCTGAGAATACCCACCACCCCAGAAGAAGTCGAAGTCAAAGCAAGAGTCTCCGTCCTCAAAGAAGTCAGAGCCGGAAAGGGAGTCCCAGTAGCAAGAGAAGTCGGAGCCCGAGCAGTAGTCCCCACCAAAGCCCAAGTCAGGATAAGAGCGAGGGTCTTCAATGTAGTGGAAATCAGGGCCAGAGTGAGAGTTCTCAACGGAGCAAAGGTCAGGGCACAGGCAAGAGTACTCTCCATGACAAAAGTCAGAGTGGAAATAAGAGTCCCCACCATGGCAAAAGGTGGGGCCGCAGCAAAAGTCCCCACCAGAGCAGGAGCGGGAGCAAGAGTCCTCGCCCTGCCAAAAGTCATGGTCGGAACAAGAGTCCCCGCCGTAACAAGAAATGA